The segment AAAAGATACACCCAGAAAGGTACCTTTTTGGCAGTGCCATTCTAGACAGATTAAAGGAAAAGAAATTTCAACCAGGGCAGTTAAATTTAAATAAGACTAAAAATCTCTCGGGCCTTTATAGTTACTAATATTTGCCAATTCCTCTAGAGATTTAACACCTGCTTGAAGTTCACCATTAATTTCCCATGAGGGAAAACCTTCAATATTCTTTTCTTTACAAAGTTTTGTTTGACTGTTTAAACCATCAGGGGCACATTCCACCAATAAAAGCTTCTTAACAGCCTCTTTGCCAAATATCTCTTGTTGATCATGACAATGAGGGCACCAATATGCGGAATATTTAACGGCACCAATAGCAGTTAAATGTTCTGCTAATGCTATTGCTGATGTTGTACTCTTGGACACCACAGCCGGAGGAGCGACACCTTGGCTATTTGATAAAGCTTCTGACCTGCTTGGATCAACAGATGCAGACCATATAAAGCCACCTAGTAAAACTGCAACAGAAACAAGAAAACCTCTATATATCATTTCTCGCGGTTCATCTAATCCTCCACTAATTATAGTTAAGATCAGAATAATTGTTGATATAAATGCTGAAAGAATACAAAAGAAACAAAATGCTTTGATTTTGAATAGCATTATCCCTATAAGGAGGAAGCTGAAGCTAACCATGCCTATCGAGATTAGGAAGAGTCCCCACCAAGTTTGTCTAACTGAATCTTTTTTTCTTTCAACAAGTCCTGGGAATAGAGGTAATATTGCTAGTAGTAGTAGTGTTAAATAGCTAATTAATCCTATTAAAGATAATGGAACAGAAAAATTACTCCCATCAAATATATTCCCCCATGGACTACTAAGTACTTTGTCGCAACCTTCAACTCCACCAGGACAAGATAATGATCCAATCCACCCCCATCTATTAAAGGTGATTGAACCAGTATCAATGACTCCTACCGTTGCAAGAACTGCTACAAGGATTCTTGCCCATTTGGACCCTTGGTCGTTACGTCGACGACTTTTAAGCAGTGAAGATTCCATTTCTATCAGAAAGGTTTTTTCATTCTTGCAGTTTTCTGTTCATCAAGCTTTTATTTTCAAAAATGAACTTTTGATCTGGAGTTTAGAACATGATTAGGACTTGCTCTGGAAAAATTGTTGCTGATTCTCTTCGTTCCCCTAATGATCGAGATCTTTCAGTTGCTTTTTTACATTTGGGATGTGAAAAGAACCTTGTAGATACTGAGCACATGATGGGCTTGCTAAAACAGGATGGTTTTGGAGTCACTAGTAATTCCGATCATGCAGAGGTTGTTGTTGTAAACACTTGTAGTTTTATAGAGCAAGCACGTGAAGAGTCTGTAAGGGTTTTAGTAGAACTTGCTGATAAGGGGAAGGAAATAATTATTGCAGGATGTTTGGCCCAACATTTTCAAATGAAGTTACTGGAATCTATCCCTGAAGCTAAGGCAATTGTAGGCACAGGAGATTATCAAAACATCGTTGAAGTTTTACATAGAGTTCGTCAGGGGGAAATAGTAAATAAAGTTAGTGATCAACCTGTTTTTGTGGGCGATGAACATTTACCACGTTATAGAACAACTGGTAAACATGTTGCTTATCTGAAAGTTGCTGAAGGCTGTAATTATCGATGTGCTTTCTGTATTATCCCCACATTACGTGGTAATCAAAGGAGTAGATCACTTGACTCAATTATTAATGAGGCCAATCAACTTGCTGCTGAAGGTGTTAAAGAATTAATTTTAATTAGTCAGATAACAACTAATTATGGAATAGATATTTATCATCGACCTTATCTTGCAGAACTTTTAAGAGCTCTTGGAGATGTTGATATTCCTTGGATCCGAATACATTACGCATATCCAACTGGACTGACAAAAGATGTGCTAGCAGCCTATAGAGAAGTCTCAAATGTTTTGCCATATCTTGATTTACCGCTTCAACATAGCCATCCAGATGTTTTGAGAGCCATGAATCGTCCTTGGCAGTCAGATGTAAACTCCCTTGTTTTAGATCGTATTAGAGAACAATTACCTGAAGCAATTCTAAGAACTACTTTGATTGTTGGTTTCCCAGGAGAAACCCGGATTCAGTTTGAACATCTTTGCTCTTTTATTCAAGAGCAAAAATTTGATCATGTTGGTGTATTTACTTTTTCTAAAGAATTAGGAACGAAAGCAGCTGAATTTACCGATCAAGTTCCCTTGAAGTTGGCTCAGGCAAGAAAAGATAAGATCATTTCTATTCAACAACCTATTTCAGAAGCTAAAAATCAAGCTTGTGTTGGAAGGAATTTAGATGTTCTTATTGAGCGTAAAGACTTAAATACACAAGAGCTGATAGGCCGTTGCGCTCGCTTTGCACCAGAAGTTGATGGTGAAGTTAGGATGAGGATTCCTGATGGAGAATCAAGTATTCAAGCTGGAAGTATGGTGAATGTTTTGATCACCGGTTCTGATCTGTATGACCTCACAGGAGAGATTGTTGACCCTTAGATCAATTTTATTGCCTGGAGAATTTTTTGTATTCCAAAGGCTGCTCCTAAGCCAAGGCCTACAAGACTTACATAAAAAATAATTCCCATTCTAAAAAAAATTAACCAATATTCTATTAGAACAGAAAAAAGGAAATTTTGGATGGGCTACTTACTCTTTACAATACCTTTCTCCTAATCTTGGATATAAGCAATTTTATTGATTAGACAGTATTCCGCTTTTTGTAGTTCTCTTCCTAGATACAGAGCATGATCTATACATTCGGTTTTGATTTTATTTTCACCTTCTGTGAGTTGTATCCCAACTTCTTTAGCACTCCGTCCTTGATAAACCGCAATTGGTTGACGCTTTTTATTTGTTGTACATTTAATTGGCTTCCCAGTTTTAGGATCTGTAGCCCTTCCAAGTTCATCTAGATTGTTCGTGTAATGTTCTACGATTATTGTATTGCCCTGTAGATCTAATTTGATTATGAAATAACCATTTGGGTCTAGATGAATGAATCTTTTTGAGTATTCAGAATCAATACTTATAATTTCACTAGTTAATGAATTTGAAGAAAATTTGTTTCTCATGACTGTTAATACAAAGAGCATTTAATGAAAATTCATAAGCAATTTATAAAAAACCATATAGCGATTTCTACATTGAATAAAATCATGACCTGTAAGATACTTTTTAAGTTGAGAATATTATCAACTTAAAAATAGGGAATACTGACTAAATAAAAATATTGCTAATGTATTAGATCAGGTTGAGATAAAGTTTTTTAAAGCGATTAAAAGAATAAGGTTTATTAATATGAATGATATGTAAACAATCCTTGGATTCCTTAGACCTTGAGGAGCGGTCATTTCCATGCCAAATATCCTAAATAGGACTTGTTTCTGGTCATCTCTATATTGCAAAAGCCCCTTCTTAGAAGAGCTTATATTCCCTTCTGAATTATTGGAAGTTCCCATAATCAAAGTTAATTTATGTATTTCAATCATAGTTCTATTTGGTTACTTTTAAATGGGACTTCATTGTTTGATGCATGAATTTCCTCTTGAATGTATAAATTTACCTTAGGCAGCCAAGCTTTTAAAAGTTCACTCATATGCTTGTTGTACCATTTGTGAAGACTCACTCTCGGAGTAGATATAAAGCCTCTTCGTTTTTTGTGCCTACCACCTGCTCCTGGATCAAATTTCTTAATACCATTATTGATTGCCCATTCGATGGGTGAGTAGTAACAAACCTCAAAATGTAAGTTTTCAATGCTTTCTTTAGATCCCCAATATCTTCCCCACAGCATTTCTTCATTACGCATACAAAAAGACATTGCTAAAGGTTTATCAGGTGCTTCCTTGTATGCACTGAAGAGTACAATCTGATTTTTTGTATTTATCAATGCTAATTCGTCAAAAAATGATTTTGTTAAATACTTACTTCCCCAAACTCCCCATTTCGAACAATGTTCTGCATAAAATTCATGCATAGTTTGTAGTATATTATTATTAACATCATTTCCAGTTATTGCCCTTATACTTATTTTAGATCTTTCAATACTTTTCCTTTCTCTTTTTATATTTCGACGCTGATTAGCGTTAAACCTAGCAAGATAATCAGAAAAGTTATTCTCCCCAGAGGATTCCCATAAACTTTGTTGATTTATCCACGCTAAGTATTCTGATTGTTTTACTATTTGTGCCCACATATTATCTACATATAGGAAATTACAACTTAAGATTTTATTGGTTATCGCAAATTCATCTATAATATCAAGCATCATTTTTGTTGTCTTGTTTTCATCTTCTTGAGAAGAAATGAAAAATTTATAACCTTCTATGGGGCTAAGAGGACTCATGCCAATTAGTTTTGGGTAATACCTGAGCTTTAATTCTTGCGATACTTTTACAAATACATTGTCAAAAATAAATTCTCCATAACTGTGGTTTTTTAAATATAGAAGTGCAATCCCAATAGGCTTGTTTTTCTTCCAAATACTCAAATGAATGGGTTGCCATCCATTTTTGCTTGAAATACTATCTGAGCTTTCTAATATTTTTAGCCATTCCCACTGAAAAAAAGGATTTAGATTTTCCCCAACAAGGCTTTGCCAATACTCTTCTGGTATCTCTCTTATTGAAGAAAGCCATCTCACGCTGTATTCACTCATGAGAGCCTATCTTTTGCAAAGGGTTTAAAAAATCTGAATTTCTTCAAAGCTTATGAAATTGATTATAATAATTTCATTATACAAATATCACTTTTTATTTCTTATATAACGTACAAGTAATTCATCATTTTCTAATACTTTCGTTTCTTTCAACAACCATTTACTTTCATTGTAACTATCTTTATAGTTTAACCAAGGATAATCACCTCCTAGTATTTTAGGTGCAATTGTTAGCTGAAGTTCATTAATTCTGTCTTCTATTAAGAATGATTCTATTAATTTAGGTCCTCCAAGAAGAACAATTTTTGATAACCCTAACTTTTGCAAATCACTTAAGGTTTCAGACCATGTAAACTTCTTCTTTAAAATCATTGTAAATTTATTTTTGACCTTGCTATTTATCTTGTTTTCGTCTTCTGTACTGATTAACCATCTTTTTACCGGTTGTTTGAAATAATCATACTCTGGAGAGATATTTTGTGATTTTCCAATCACTAGTGATATAGGTTGATTATCTTTGCCTTCTAAATTTCTTTTTTCGAGTGAATTTAAATTATGAATCAAGCAAATATTTTTAAGAGCTTTTAATGTTCCTGTGCCCATTAGAGTTGCATCAGACCATGCTAAAGCGTTTTCTAGAACTTTTCTATCACCGATACCACCTATTGTTTGACTGAGACCATTTCTGTCACAAACTCTTCCGTCTATACTAATTACTATTACAAGTCTAATATAAGGTGTATTCAAGATATTTTTTTTAAGCAAAATATTATTTTAGAGATTCTAATTCTTGATTTTTTGGATATATCTCCGCTGCGTTATTTGGACTTTCTTGTAGTCGTACTTTGTATAGAGTTGCACCAAGACTGTTTATTGGCTTCATTAGTTGATCAGATATATAAAGTGCAATGTTCTCAGCAGTTGGAACACATTTTGCAAAGTATGGAATATCTTTATTTAAGAAAGAGTGGTCGAAAGGTTCAATAATTATATCTTCAACTAAATTTTGCAATGCTGCAAGATCACATATCATGCCAGTTCTTGTATTGATTTCTCCTTCAACTGTGATATCCAGGAAATAATTATGACCATGACCATGTGGCCTTGCACATTTTCCATAAATTAAATCATTTTCGTTAGACGAAAGCTCTTCTCTTGCCAATCTATGGGCAGCAGCAAAGTGTTTTTGAATGGTTAGATGAGCCTTCATATCATCTCCACTATAATCGGCCCACAAGTCTTTTTGTTCATATAGCCTTAAGGATACTAATGGTAAATGCTGTTCTAAACGTTCCCATATAGTTTTGACTAAAGCTTCTGTGGTTGGTAATGAGCCTTTGGG is part of the Prochlorococcus marinus str. MIT 0919 genome and harbors:
- the petL gene encoding cytochrome b6-f complex subunit PetL codes for the protein MGIIFYVSLVGLGLGAAFGIQKILQAIKLI
- a CDS encoding DUF4346 domain-containing protein, with product MRNKFSSNSLTSEIISIDSEYSKRFIHLDPNGYFIIKLDLQGNTIIVEHYTNNLDELGRATDPKTGKPIKCTTNKKRQPIAVYQGRSAKEVGIQLTEGENKIKTECIDHALYLGRELQKAEYCLINKIAYIQD
- a CDS encoding GNAT family N-acetyltransferase, translated to MSEYSVRWLSSIREIPEEYWQSLVGENLNPFFQWEWLKILESSDSISSKNGWQPIHLSIWKKNKPIGIALLYLKNHSYGEFIFDNVFVKVSQELKLRYYPKLIGMSPLSPIEGYKFFISSQEDENKTTKMMLDIIDEFAITNKILSCNFLYVDNMWAQIVKQSEYLAWINQQSLWESSGENNFSDYLARFNANQRRNIKRERKSIERSKISIRAITGNDVNNNILQTMHEFYAEHCSKWGVWGSKYLTKSFFDELALINTKNQIVLFSAYKEAPDKPLAMSFCMRNEEMLWGRYWGSKESIENLHFEVCYYSPIEWAINNGIKKFDPGAGGRHKKRRGFISTPRVSLHKWYNKHMSELLKAWLPKVNLYIQEEIHASNNEVPFKSNQIEL
- the rimO gene encoding 30S ribosomal protein S12 methylthiotransferase RimO, with the protein product MIRTCSGKIVADSLRSPNDRDLSVAFLHLGCEKNLVDTEHMMGLLKQDGFGVTSNSDHAEVVVVNTCSFIEQAREESVRVLVELADKGKEIIIAGCLAQHFQMKLLESIPEAKAIVGTGDYQNIVEVLHRVRQGEIVNKVSDQPVFVGDEHLPRYRTTGKHVAYLKVAEGCNYRCAFCIIPTLRGNQRSRSLDSIINEANQLAAEGVKELILISQITTNYGIDIYHRPYLAELLRALGDVDIPWIRIHYAYPTGLTKDVLAAYREVSNVLPYLDLPLQHSHPDVLRAMNRPWQSDVNSLVLDRIREQLPEAILRTTLIVGFPGETRIQFEHLCSFIQEQKFDHVGVFTFSKELGTKAAEFTDQVPLKLAQARKDKIISIQQPISEAKNQACVGRNLDVLIERKDLNTQELIGRCARFAPEVDGEVRMRIPDGESSIQAGSMVNVLITGSDLYDLTGEIVDP
- a CDS encoding RibD family protein, which gives rise to MLKKNILNTPYIRLVIVISIDGRVCDRNGLSQTIGGIGDRKVLENALAWSDATLMGTGTLKALKNICLIHNLNSLEKRNLEGKDNQPISLVIGKSQNISPEYDYFKQPVKRWLISTEDENKINSKVKNKFTMILKKKFTWSETLSDLQKLGLSKIVLLGGPKLIESFLIEDRINELQLTIAPKILGGDYPWLNYKDSYNESKWLLKETKVLENDELLVRYIRNKK
- a CDS encoding vitamin K epoxide reductase family protein produces the protein MESSLLKSRRRNDQGSKWARILVAVLATVGVIDTGSITFNRWGWIGSLSCPGGVEGCDKVLSSPWGNIFDGSNFSVPLSLIGLISYLTLLLLAILPLFPGLVERKKDSVRQTWWGLFLISIGMVSFSFLLIGIMLFKIKAFCFFCILSAFISTIILILTIISGGLDEPREMIYRGFLVSVAVLLGGFIWSASVDPSRSEALSNSQGVAPPAVVSKSTTSAIALAEHLTAIGAVKYSAYWCPHCHDQQEIFGKEAVKKLLLVECAPDGLNSQTKLCKEKNIEGFPSWEINGELQAGVKSLEELANISNYKGPRDF
- a CDS encoding 6-carboxytetrahydropterin synthase; translation: MTEITSPAKHGKGRLCVITRRACFSASHRYWLPELSPDDNVSSFGNCAIAPGHGHNYELIVSMEGQLNNDGMVLNLSDVKHAIKAEVTDQLDFRFLNETWPEFDLSQPKGSLPTTEALVKTIWERLEQHLPLVSLRLYEQKDLWADYSGDDMKAHLTIQKHFAAAHRLAREELSSNENDLIYGKCARPHGHGHNYFLDITVEGEINTRTGMICDLAALQNLVEDIIIEPFDHSFLNKDIPYFAKCVPTAENIALYISDQLMKPINSLGATLYKVRLQESPNNAAEIYPKNQELESLK